In one Salvelinus sp. IW2-2015 linkage group LG26, ASM291031v2, whole genome shotgun sequence genomic region, the following are encoded:
- the LOC111952887 gene encoding hyaluronan synthase 3-like encodes MPSRCRTVLHIVTTTLFAAVVLFGILLAYVTGYQFIHTEQHHLSFGXYGAILSLHLFLQSLFAFLEHRHMRSPARPQHLRPSVALCIAAYQEDPDYLRKCLCSVRRISFPSLKVVLVVDGNRPEDHYMMDIFQEVMGGVDQAGSVVWKGNYHSDGGGGVGRGGTGAASLHAQEAARVARLVRGCRYSCIMQEWGGKREVMYTAFKALGDSVDYMQVCDSDTVLDPACTIEMLKILEEDAKVGGVGGDVQILNKYDSWISFLSSVRYWMAFNVERACQSYFGCVQCISGPLGMYRNSLLQQFLEPWYHQTFLGSKCSFGDDRHLTNRVLSFGYKTKFTARSKCQTETPTRYLRWLNQQTRWSKSYFREWLYNALWFHKHSLWMTYESVVTGFFPFFLVATVIHLFYRGRLWNILLFLLTVQLVGIVKATYACFLRGSLVMIFMSLYSLLYMSSLLPAKIFALLTINKAGWGTSGRRKIVVNFIGAVPVTVWGAVLLGGVAYTIYCETQEPFSETEKVLIIAGVILYACYWLILLVLYLAIVAKRCNKREEQYHLPYAEA; translated from the exons ATGCCCTCTCGCTGTAGGACTGTGCTGCATATCGTAACCACCACCCTCTTCGCCGCGGTGGTCCTGTTTGGGATCCTGCTGGCCTATGTGACTGGCTATCAGTTCATCCACACAGAGCAGCACCACCTGTCCTTCGGCYTTTACGGAGCCATCCTGTCCCTGCATCTTTTCCTCCAGAGCCTGTTTGCCTTCCTGGAGCACAGACACATGCGCAGCCCCGCCCGGCCCCAGCACCTACGGCCCTCTGTGGCCCTGTGCATCGCAGCCTACCAGGAGGACCCAGACTACCTGAGGAAGTGCCTCTGCAGCGTGCGCCGCATCTCCTTTCCCAGCCTGAAGGTTGTGCTGGTGGTGGACGGGAACAGGCCAGAGGACCACTACATGATGGACATCTTCCAGGAGGTGATGGGTGGAGTGGACCAGGCTGGCAGCGTGGTGTGGAAGGGGAACTACCACAGTGACGGGGGTGGAGGGGTGGGCAGAGGGGGGACTGGAGCAGCGTCCCTGCATGCGCAGGAGGCTGCACGTGTGGCCAGGCTAGTGAGAGGCTGCCGCTACTCCTGTATCATGCAGGagtggggagggaagagagaggtgatGTACACAGCCTTCAAAGCCCTGGGAGACTCTGTGGACTATATGCAG GTGTGTGATTCAGACACAGTTCTGGATCCAGCGTGCACCATAGAGATGCTGAAGATTCTAGAAGAGGATGCAAAGGTGGGTGGAGTAGGTGGAGATGTTCAG ATCCTGAATAAGTATGACTCGTggatctccttcctgagcagtgttCGTTACTGGATGGCCTTCAACGTGGAGCGGGCCTGCCAGTCCTACTTTGGCTGTGTGCAGTGTATCAGTGGTCCCCTGGGCATGTACCGCAACTCCCTGCTGCAGCAGTTCCTAGAGCCATGGTACCACCAGACCTTCCTGGGCAGCAAGTGCAGCTTTGGTGACGACCGCCACCTCACCAACCGCGTGCTGAGCTTCGGTTACAAGACCAAGTTCACGGCCCGCTCCAAGTGCCAGACTGAAACGCCAACGCGCTACCTCCGCTGGCTCAACCAGCAGACCCGCTGGAGCAAGTCCTACTTCAGAGAGTGGCTGTACAACGCCCTCTGGTTCCACAAGCACAGCCTTTGGATGACATACGAGTCTGTGGTGACGGGTTTCTTCCCCTTCTTCCTGGTTGCCACAGTGATCCACCTGTTCTACCGCGGGCGCCTGTGGAACATCCTTCTCTTCCTGTTGACAGTGCAACTGGTTGGCATAGTGAAGGCCACCTACGCCTGCTTCCTGAGGGGCAGTCTGGTCATGATCTTCATGTCTCTCTACTCCCTACTCTACATGTCCAGCCTGCTGCCAGCCAAGATCTTTGCCCTGCTCACTATCAATAAGGCTGGCTGGGGCACATCAGGGCGGAGGAAGATTGTGGTGAACTTCATAGGGGCGGTGCCCGTCACGGTGTGGGGGGCTGTGCTGCTGGGTGGGGTTGCCTACACCATCTACTGTGAGACCCAGGAGCCCTTCAGTGAAACAGAGAAAGTGCTTATCATCGCTGGGGTCATCCTGTACGCCTGCTACTGGCTCATTCTGCTGGTTCTCTACCTGGCTATAGTGGCCAAGCGCTGCAACAAGAGGGAGGAGCAGTACCACCTGCCGTACGCAGAGGCATAA